In one Nicotiana sylvestris chromosome 8, ASM39365v2, whole genome shotgun sequence genomic region, the following are encoded:
- the LOC104224237 gene encoding uncharacterized protein, which yields MSFSGSTAGSGSRTSQTSFEFGRTHVVRPKGKHEATIVWLHGLGDKGSSWSQLFESLPLPNVKWICPTAPTRPVAAFGGFPCTAWFDVGDISEDAPDDLEGLDFSAAHVANLLSTEPADVKLCVGGFSMGAAAALYSATCHAFKQYGNGSPYPLNLSAVVGLSGWLPCSRTLRNRMQGMNDAGRRAASLPILLCHGTGDDVVAYQHGEKSARILSSSGFQNLTFRNYQGLGHYTIPEETDEVCRWLAANLRLGGT from the exons ATGAGCTTCAGTGGCTCTACAGCAGGTTCTG gtagcagaacaagtCAAACATCGTTTGAATTTGGAAGGACTCATGTTGTTAGGCCCAAAGGAAAGCATGAAGCAACTATTGTTTGGCTACATGGTTTAGGTGATAAAGGTTCAAG CTGGTCCCAGCTTTTTGAAAGCCTTCCACTTCCTAAT GTCAAATGGATTTGCCCAACTGCTCCTACTCGTCCTGTTGCTGCCTTTGGTGGATTTCCCTGCACTGCTT GGTTTGACGTAGGAGATATTTCAGAAGATGCTCCTGATGATTTGGAAGGCTTAGATTTTTCTGCGGCACATGTTGCAAATCTCTTATCAACAGAGCCAGCTGATG TTAAATTATGTGTTGGAGGATTCAGTATGGGAGCTGCAGCTGCTCTTTATTCGGCCACATGCCATGCATTCAAGCAATATGGTAATGGAAGTCCTTATCCACTGAACCTGAGTGCAGTTGTTGGCCTTAGTGGCTGGCTTCCTTGTTCAAG GACATTAAGGAACCGAATGCAAGGAATGAATGATGCTGGAAGACGTGCAGCATCCTTGCCAATTTTGCTGTGTCATGGCACTG GTGATGATGTAGTGGCATATCAACATGGAGAAAAATCTGCAAGAATTTTAAGCTCATCCGGCTTTCAGAATCTGACCTTTAGGAATTATCAGGG GCTTGGTCACTACACAATTCCTGAAGAGACTGATGAAGTTTGTCGGTGGCTAGCTGCAAATTTGCGTCTTGGGGGGACATGA